A DNA window from Onthophagus taurus isolate NC chromosome 1, IU_Otau_3.0, whole genome shotgun sequence contains the following coding sequences:
- the LOC111429490 gene encoding LIM/homeobox protein LMX-1.2 isoform X2, with the protein MLEFYPNLNINPVLLPDHNLQNSESHDRNDDALIKCEKNYEICEGCGQKIHDRYLMRVADSSWHEHCLSCCICGVLLNQTCYTRNTKVYCKTDYDRIFGIKCSRCGDRLLPHEMVMRAQQHVYHLPCFVCVVCCQPLQKGEQFVLRAGQLFCRQDFEKEMYLMQQASSGDDDILDEGNRPRDGRRGPKRPRTILTSAQRRQFKASFEVSPKPCRKVREALAKETGLSVRVVQVWFQNQRAKMKKIQRKAKQDDGKGTSEKEKDAYPAHSGESFCSSDISLDDSTNFDHLDEGTSDTMSIQNLELQSTHQHSHETMSATGIANPIDKLYLMQNSYFNSEQ; encoded by the exons ACGACGCCTTGATCAAATGCGagaaaaattatgaaatatgtGAGGGTTGCGGACAAAAAATTCACGATAGGTATTTAATGAGAGTTGCGGATTCAAGTTGGCACGAACATTGCCTTTCTTGTTGTATATGTGGAGTATTACTCAATCAAACATGTTATACAAGAAACACCAAAGTTTATTGCAAAACAGATTACGACAGAATATTTGGTATAAAATGTTCGAGATGTGGGGATCGTCTTTTACCCCACGAAATGGTTATGAGAGCACAACAACACGTTTACCATTTGCCTTGTTTCGTTTGCGTAGTATGCTGTCAACCGTTACAAAAAGGCGAGCAATTTGTTTTACGCGCTGGACAATTATTCTGCAGACAAGACTTCGAAAAAGAAATGTACCTTATGCAACAAGCAAGTTCGGGAGACGAtgatattttagacgaaggaAATCGACCGCGCGACGGAAGAAGAGGTCCAAAACGACCGAGAACGATATTAACCTCGGCTCAACGGAGACAATTTAAAGCATCTTTTGAAGTCAGCCCGAAACCGTGCCGAAAAGTCCGGGAAGCTTTAGCGAAAGAAACCGGGTTAAGCGTGCGGGTGGTTCAAGTGTGGTTTCAAAACCAAAGGGCTAAAATGAAGAAGATACAAAGGAAAGCGAAACAGGACGACGGCAAAGGCACTTCAGAAAAGGAGAAGG atGCATATCCAGCACATTCAGGTGAAAGTTTCTGCAGTTCAGATATATCATTGGACGACAGTACAAATTTCGATCATTTAGACGAAGGAACATCTGATACGATGTCGATTCAAAACTTGGAACTCCAATCAACCCATCAACATAGTCACGAAACGATGTCCGCGACGGGTATAGCAAACCCCATCGATAAACTCTACCTAATGCAAAATTCTTACTTCAATTCGGAACAATGA
- the LOC111429490 gene encoding LIM homeobox transcription factor 1-beta isoform X1: protein MLEFYPNLNINPVLLPDHNLQNSESHDRNDDALIKCEKNYEICEGCGQKIHDRYLMRVADSSWHEHCLSCCICGVLLNQTCYTRNTKVYCKTDYDRIFGIKCSRCGDRLLPHEMVMRAQQHVYHLPCFVCVVCCQPLQKGEQFVLRAGQLFCRQDFEKEMYLMQQASSGDDDILDEGNRPRDGRRGPKRPRTILTSAQRRQFKASFEVSPKPCRKVREALAKETGLSVRVVQVWFQNQRAKMKKIQRKAKQDDGKGTSEKEKGEKHDKVIKQESPSSEHGHYMGLGNIGDSHFPTSTRPLNPNIPYSPDDAYPAHSGESFCSSDISLDDSTNFDHLDEGTSDTMSIQNLELQSTHQHSHETMSATGIANPIDKLYLMQNSYFNSEQ, encoded by the exons ACGACGCCTTGATCAAATGCGagaaaaattatgaaatatgtGAGGGTTGCGGACAAAAAATTCACGATAGGTATTTAATGAGAGTTGCGGATTCAAGTTGGCACGAACATTGCCTTTCTTGTTGTATATGTGGAGTATTACTCAATCAAACATGTTATACAAGAAACACCAAAGTTTATTGCAAAACAGATTACGACAGAATATTTGGTATAAAATGTTCGAGATGTGGGGATCGTCTTTTACCCCACGAAATGGTTATGAGAGCACAACAACACGTTTACCATTTGCCTTGTTTCGTTTGCGTAGTATGCTGTCAACCGTTACAAAAAGGCGAGCAATTTGTTTTACGCGCTGGACAATTATTCTGCAGACAAGACTTCGAAAAAGAAATGTACCTTATGCAACAAGCAAGTTCGGGAGACGAtgatattttagacgaaggaAATCGACCGCGCGACGGAAGAAGAGGTCCAAAACGACCGAGAACGATATTAACCTCGGCTCAACGGAGACAATTTAAAGCATCTTTTGAAGTCAGCCCGAAACCGTGCCGAAAAGTCCGGGAAGCTTTAGCGAAAGAAACCGGGTTAAGCGTGCGGGTGGTTCAAGTGTGGTTTCAAAACCAAAGGGCTAAAATGAAGAAGATACAAAGGAAAGCGAAACAGGACGACGGCAAAGGCACTTCAGAAAAGGAGAAGGGTGAGAAACACGACAAAGTTATTAAACAAGAATCACCGTCTAGCGAACATGGACATTACATGGGCCTCGGCAATATTGGCGACTCACATTTTCCAACCTCAACGAGACCGCTTAATCCCAATATACCATATTCTCCAGACG atGCATATCCAGCACATTCAGGTGAAAGTTTCTGCAGTTCAGATATATCATTGGACGACAGTACAAATTTCGATCATTTAGACGAAGGAACATCTGATACGATGTCGATTCAAAACTTGGAACTCCAATCAACCCATCAACATAGTCACGAAACGATGTCCGCGACGGGTATAGCAAACCCCATCGATAAACTCTACCTAATGCAAAATTCTTACTTCAATTCGGAACAATGA
- the LOC111429487 gene encoding U6 snRNA-associated Sm-like protein LSm2, which translates to MLFYSFFKSLVGKDVVVELKNDLSICGTLHSVDQYLNIKLTDISVTDTEKYPHMLSVKNCFIRGSVVRYVQLPADEVDTQLLQDAARKESSVPAR; encoded by the exons atg ttGTTCTACTCATTTTTCAAATCGCTTGTTGGAAAAGATGTTGTTGTTGAACTTAAAAACGATTTAAG CATTTGTGGTACTTTACATTCCGTGGATCAGTACTTAAATATCAAATTGACTGATATAAGTGTTACAGATACTGAAAAATACCCTCACATG TTGTCGGTGAAAAACTGTTTCATTCGTGGATCTGTGGTGAGATATGTACAATTACCAGCGGATGAGGTTGATACTCAACTGTTACAAGATGCTGCAAGGAAAGAAAGCAGTGTTCCAGCAAGATAG